The window CGGCAAGGGGACTTTGGTGCTGGGGCCGGAGTCGGTGGGAGTTGCTGAGGCACTGTGAAAAGTCAGAGTACTGGCTCTCATAAGAGCCAAGTCCAGAATCTAGGTGCTCGTGAGACACGTTGGCATAGTAGTGATTGGGTATCAAGTGCAGCCCGGGCATCTCTGTCTGGCACTGGTTTCCTTTTACAGAGAACGACACATGATTTCGAGGATCCTCCCAGTACAGCCGAGTATTTTCACAATCCTGACCTGGATGCGAGGAACTTTGCCGGTCTCTTATGTGCTCTGCGTCATAGCCGTCCGGATGGGAGTAAGCATTGTGGGCCAGCCCAGGATCAGATTGAAGATGTCTGGGTGATAATCTGGcatttttcccttctttttcaGTGGAAATCTGTGCTTTCTCTCTCAGTTCATCGGCCAAGGACAGGTAGGACTGGTTTGTCCGCTCTGGGTGGTAGAACTTACATTTGATGCCGTAAGTGCACTTTTTGTCTGAGGAAAACGTACACATAAAAGTACAGGTTGTCACACGCTTTAAAGAATGAGAACATTAACAATATGCAGTGTAAAAACTTCCCTGGGCTCTTACCATATGGACAGAGCTGTCTCTTCTGTTCTACAGGCAAAGGCTTTTTCCTGAGGAAGTTGTCAAGACTTGGGCCGTAGCGGCCCAGGGGGTCGTCTGGGGGCATAAACCTGAGCAACGAATGAATATAACAAAAGTATCTCTGTGAAATATCAATTTGGTGTTACGCAAATGTTCCCCTGGCTACTCCCCGAGGATGTAATAGCTCCTCTGGAACCACACAAGGCGGGGTTCATGGTAGAAAATCCACACAGGAGCACATATAAACACAGCCTAATTGCTTACTTGTCATTCACAAAGGAGTACATGAGGAGTCTCTCCTCGATGCATTTCTTCCACTCGGGCCTTTCTCCCTGGAGGTCACGGTAGGTGTCATTGGATACGATCACTCCGTCTGACTCGTACGCCACCTTGACGATGAAACGGTCATCGTAGCAGACCACGCGTTTCCCACCGACACGGCGCGAGGGAGTGAAGACcactattttctgtttttcaagcGCCATCAGGATGTGTTGGTCTGAAAATCAAAACGTGGAGAAATAATGCACACATACAACCACTATTGTGTTGCTCATTTCCAAAACTGCAATAAAgaattttatacatttaaaaaaaaaaaaaaaaaatatttttttttgtaactgaaGCTGCTGCTAGTTAGGTACTGTAAATTTACAGTCACATTTTACAGTGTATTATTCTACCTGCCAGGTGAGTGAAAATACAATTCATACACTGCATGTCATGCTTGACAAGTTATAAGTGAAGAGAACTGAGCCTTGAAGTCTGTAGAAAGGAAAGGTCAGCCATGTACGGCTGAGCTATTGGCTTACAGGCAAAACAATAAACTTTTTCCAAGTGCTTCCGCTTCTCTGTTCCGTCTTCACTTAACCTCTTTCTGCATTTCTGCCCTCGCCGTTGATGATTGTCAGCACAGAGCTTACGGCAAATACACTAGgtgtggaacaaaaaaaacagctggaCTTCCTGATGGGGCTTTCCCATATTTGACTGGTGTCTGAAT of the Brachionichthys hirsutus isolate HB-005 unplaced genomic scaffold, CSIRO-AGI_Bhir_v1 contig_761, whole genome shotgun sequence genome contains:
- the LOC137914048 gene encoding endoribonuclease ZC3H12A-like, with product MDQALHSQSSTPDLPEQESAELQLRVDFFRKLGYPSEEVKAALRKLGLSTDTNSVLAELLRGRNTAASCVSSSGGDERTSSQKDPLLPPSWALAPCRIAPQPGKSTDTELRPIVIDGSNVAISHGNKEVFSCRGIQLAVNFFLDRGHKSITVFVPTWRKEQPRPDSHITDQHILMALEKQKIVVFTPSRRVGGKRVVCYDDRFIVKVAYESDGVIVSNDTYRDLQGERPEWKKCIEERLLMYSFVNDKFMPPDDPLGRYGPSLDNFLRKKPLPVEQKRQLCPYDKKCTYGIKCKFYHPERTNQSYLSLADELREKAQISTEKEGKNARLSPRHLQSDPGLAHNAYSHPDGYDAEHIRDRQSSSHPGQDCENTRLYWEDPRNHVSFSVKGNQCQTEMPGLHLIPNHYYANVSHEHLDSGLGSYESQYSDFSQCLSNSHRLRPQHQSPL